The Chloroflexota bacterium genome window below encodes:
- a CDS encoding O-antigen ligase family protein — protein sequence MMLARWRWHPLTTLGLSGLAALAIVALYRPKRFVPLIGIDEAAAHNLLFALALLALFALLAWLRPEIGLAGVAATIPFNYRSRGFWDGNYPFIDGKYFPLHELLLLAVLGITVLDAGWRLLQRQTAWQAWWREHWRMLLLPLAWLFVATFAATLAVPEGQAEAWREWRWMIIEPLLLYGLILYWQPRYPVRRWLLWGLLAGSAIVAIIGILQWRDLDWTPIDGTGMCFSDLIVDSGGTKRTSSVYCHPNNLALWMDRASMLAVVAAAWACWRWWRKRTWQYAAWSLIYLGASSLLLLSLMLTYSKGARFAVALVLIGLSCLPRRWWLPLITSAVLGGLLLYSSLSGPERLNVTGDSSSARLSIWRSATAMIIDHPIVGIGLDQFYFYFNPQFNRGYIEPSLAADPAERNTAHPHNLLLDLWLRVGIAGVLIFAALAWLSVRRTWQIWHSEQPERWLALAALAALMAGWLHGGVDQGYFSSDLAIVTWLTLGMIDSFTLKGQN from the coding sequence ATGATGCTTGCACGTTGGCGTTGGCATCCCCTCACAACGCTTGGGCTGAGTGGGCTGGCGGCCTTGGCAATTGTGGCGCTCTATCGGCCCAAACGCTTTGTGCCATTGATCGGCATTGATGAGGCGGCTGCCCATAATTTGCTGTTTGCGCTAGCGTTGTTGGCGCTATTTGCTCTGCTCGCTTGGCTGCGCCCCGAAATTGGCTTGGCTGGTGTGGCTGCAACGATTCCATTCAATTATCGCTCACGCGGCTTTTGGGATGGGAACTACCCATTTATTGATGGCAAATATTTTCCGTTGCATGAGCTATTGCTGTTGGCAGTCTTGGGCATTACGGTGCTTGATGCTGGTTGGCGCTTACTTCAACGCCAAACCGCATGGCAAGCGTGGTGGCGTGAACATTGGCGCATGCTGCTGTTGCCCTTGGCTTGGCTGTTTGTGGCTACGTTTGCGGCAACTTTGGCCGTGCCCGAAGGTCAAGCCGAGGCATGGCGCGAATGGCGTTGGATGATTATCGAGCCATTGTTGCTGTATGGCTTGATTTTGTATTGGCAACCACGCTACCCAGTGCGGCGCTGGTTGCTTTGGGGTTTGCTGGCTGGCAGCGCAATTGTGGCAATCATTGGCATTTTGCAGTGGCGCGACCTCGATTGGACTCCGATTGATGGTACGGGCATGTGCTTTAGCGATTTGATTGTTGATTCTGGCGGCACAAAACGGACATCATCGGTCTACTGCCACCCCAATAATTTAGCCTTGTGGATGGATCGCGCCAGTATGTTGGCGGTCGTCGCGGCAGCGTGGGCCTGCTGGCGATGGTGGCGTAAACGCACCTGGCAATATGCGGCATGGTCGTTGATCTATCTGGGGGCTAGCAGCTTGTTGCTACTCAGTTTGATGCTGACTTATTCCAAGGGGGCGCGGTTTGCCGTGGCCTTAGTATTGATTGGTCTAAGCTGTTTGCCGCGCCGCTGGTGGCTACCGCTGATCACAAGCGCTGTGCTTGGTGGATTGTTGCTCTATTCGTCGTTGAGTGGCCCTGAACGCTTGAATGTGACGGGCGATTCGAGTTCGGCGCGTTTGAGCATTTGGCGCTCAGCCACAGCGATGATTATTGATCATCCGATTGTAGGGATTGGGCTTGATCAATTTTATTTTTATTTCAACCCCCAATTCAATCGGGGTTATATCGAGCCAAGCCTTGCCGCCGACCCTGCCGAGCGTAACACCGCCCATCCGCATAATTTGCTGCTCGATTTGTGGTTGCGGGTTGGGATTGCAGGAGTGCTTATTTTTGCGGCGTTGGCGTGGCTGAGCGTTCGGCGCACTTGGCAAATTTGGCATAGCGAGCAGCCTGAACGCTGGTTGGCTTTGGCAGCTTTGGCGGCCTTGATGGCTGGCTGGTTGCATGGCGGCGTTGATCAAGGCTATTTCTCCAGCGATTTAGCAATTGTTACATGGTTAACCCTAGGGATGATCGATAGCTTCACCCTAAAAGGTCAAAATTGA
- the fadR gene encoding fatty acid metabolism transcriptional regulator FadR, which translates to MSELQRPASYCEQHLIKRIIGGSYAAGSSLPSERELAVQLGVTRPTLREAIQRLARDGWLVVQQGKPTMVCNIWHDGGLGVLRSLVQHSTGLPAQIVPQLLAVRLDLAPSYTAMAIEHHAEAITALLQTALPLADNAAAYAQFDWQLHHRLTIASTNPIYTLILNGFRGFYQMMALDYFELAQAREHSAAFYHTLLQAAQTRDADLARQASQAAMQQSINVWQLLAANINNTQRG; encoded by the coding sequence ATGAGCGAATTACAACGACCTGCATCGTATTGCGAACAACACTTGATCAAACGAATTATTGGCGGCAGTTATGCCGCAGGCAGCAGCCTGCCCAGCGAACGTGAGCTTGCGGTGCAATTGGGGGTCACACGGCCAACCCTGCGTGAAGCGATTCAACGCCTAGCTCGTGATGGCTGGCTCGTCGTGCAACAAGGCAAGCCGACAATGGTTTGCAATATTTGGCATGATGGCGGTTTGGGCGTATTGCGCAGTTTGGTGCAACATAGCACTGGGCTGCCAGCCCAAATTGTGCCGCAATTGCTAGCAGTGCGCTTGGATTTAGCGCCAAGTTACACCGCCATGGCGATCGAACATCACGCCGAAGCGATTACAGCTTTATTGCAAACCGCCCTACCATTGGCTGATAACGCGGCAGCCTACGCTCAATTCGATTGGCAATTGCACCATCGACTCACGATCGCTTCGACTAATCCAATTTATACCTTAATTTTAAATGGCTTTCGTGGCTTTTACCAAATGATGGCTTTGGATTATTTTGAGCTAGCGCAGGCCCGCGAACATTCGGCGGCCTTTTATCACACCCTGTTACAAGCTGCCCAAACTCGCGATGCCGATTTAGCTCGCCAAGCCAGCCAAGCCGCCATGCAGCAGAGCATCAACGTTTGGCAATTGTTAGCCGCGAATATCAATAATACACAAAGGGGATAA
- a CDS encoding SAM-dependent methyltransferase: MEFDPSQPNAGRIYDYLLGGSHNFAVDRMAAERLVQMIPTIENGARLNRWFLDIAVNRLADLGFNRYLDLASGLPTQGYIHEIRPDALVLYNDYDQATVAYAREIIGNNPRVIYHQANIAELESILAQAEQHFAGERKLAICMIGVSYFLDDQVLSHTLQRLYEWCAPGSQIAISWIALPENPNPKLQELLARYRAMGSPIYARTVEQIKQFIEPWTLLEPGFQRLSEWNEIDGTWVIEGDRQAGDEQSDMYGTFMIKG, from the coding sequence GTGGAATTTGATCCATCGCAGCCCAATGCTGGGCGGATTTACGATTATTTGTTGGGTGGTAGCCACAATTTTGCCGTTGATCGCATGGCGGCTGAACGTTTGGTACAAATGATTCCGACGATTGAAAATGGGGCCCGCCTGAATCGTTGGTTTCTAGATATTGCCGTCAACCGTTTAGCCGATTTGGGCTTTAATCGCTATCTGGATTTGGCTAGTGGCCTGCCGACCCAAGGCTATATTCACGAAATTCGCCCTGATGCCTTGGTGCTGTACAACGATTATGATCAGGCAACTGTGGCCTATGCCCGCGAAATTATCGGCAACAATCCCCGCGTCATTTATCACCAAGCTAATATTGCTGAGCTTGAGAGCATTTTGGCCCAAGCCGAGCAACATTTTGCTGGCGAACGTAAATTGGCCATTTGTATGATTGGGGTTTCCTATTTTCTCGATGATCAGGTATTGAGCCACACTCTGCAACGGTTGTACGAATGGTGTGCGCCAGGCTCGCAAATTGCCATCTCGTGGATTGCCCTGCCTGAAAATCCCAACCCCAAACTGCAAGAATTGCTCGCACGGTATAGAGCCATGGGTAGCCCAATTTATGCACGGACTGTCGAGCAAATCAAGCAATTTATCGAGCCATGGACGTTGCTCGAACCTGGGTTTCAGCGACTCTCTGAATGGAACGAGATTGATGGCACATGGGTGATTGAAGGCGATCGCCAAGCTGGCGATGAGCAAAGCGATATGTACGGCACATTTATGATTAAGGGCTAG
- a CDS encoding glycerol-3-phosphate dehydrogenase/oxidase, translating to MNPQLQWNATWRETTWQALDQAWDVIIIGGGITGAGLVREATRSGLKALLLEARDFAWGTSSRSSKLVHGGLRYLAQGQVRVTYDSVVEREQLLNEAPGLVAPLGFLIGLPQAKPLKRWVYQAGLLAYDALARRREQHYLSIANLRLQAPYLADANLAAGLRYSDAQTDDARLVLRILREAAAAGATVLNYAAVEQLVRANEQVVGVVVRDQLSQRQQTLKATAIVNATGAWVDQLRQQIHAPAKMRPLRGSHLVFSQTQLPLAQAINLEHPRDRRPVFFVPWEGVSIVGTTDLDHEQDLWQEPSISPAEVAYLLEAAQAAFPSLALGLSDVISTWSGVRPVVDTGASDPSKESRDYVLWQEQGLLTVTGGKLTTFRLLALEALKLLRQYLPQIKLWPNAPRLNPAPSSLAGSLAPNIKQRLLGRYAAEAPLMLQELPSHEFRSIADLPSLWAEIRWAARYEAVTNVGDLLLRRSRLGLLLPHGAAEYQAQIQAICTEELGWDAQRWQTGWQHYQQLIEQHYSLPD from the coding sequence ATGAATCCGCAGTTGCAATGGAACGCTACTTGGCGCGAAACCACTTGGCAAGCGCTCGATCAAGCGTGGGATGTCATTATCATTGGCGGTGGAATTACGGGCGCTGGCTTAGTGCGCGAAGCCACGCGCTCAGGACTCAAAGCGTTGTTGCTCGAAGCGCGAGATTTTGCTTGGGGAACCTCAAGCCGTTCATCGAAATTAGTGCATGGCGGTTTGCGCTATTTGGCTCAGGGCCAAGTGCGGGTCACCTATGATTCGGTAGTTGAGCGCGAACAGCTTTTAAACGAAGCGCCTGGTTTAGTTGCGCCATTGGGCTTTTTAATTGGCCTACCACAGGCCAAACCACTCAAGCGCTGGGTCTATCAGGCTGGATTATTGGCCTACGATGCGCTTGCTCGTCGCCGCGAACAGCATTATCTAAGCATTGCCAATTTGCGGTTACAAGCGCCCTACCTTGCTGATGCTAACTTAGCGGCTGGCCTACGCTACAGCGATGCCCAAACCGATGATGCCCGTTTGGTCTTGCGAATTTTGCGCGAAGCGGCTGCCGCTGGAGCTACAGTACTAAATTATGCAGCGGTTGAGCAGTTAGTTCGAGCAAACGAGCAAGTGGTTGGGGTGGTTGTGCGTGATCAGCTCAGCCAACGTCAGCAAACTCTCAAAGCTACGGCGATTGTCAATGCTACGGGTGCTTGGGTCGATCAACTGCGCCAGCAGATTCATGCTCCAGCCAAAATGCGCCCGTTGCGTGGCAGCCATTTGGTATTTAGCCAAACCCAATTACCACTCGCCCAAGCGATCAATTTGGAGCATCCCAGGGATCGGCGGCCAGTGTTTTTTGTGCCATGGGAAGGCGTGAGCATTGTCGGCACAACTGATCTTGATCATGAGCAGGATTTATGGCAAGAGCCAAGTATCAGCCCTGCTGAAGTTGCCTATTTGCTTGAAGCAGCCCAAGCCGCTTTTCCAAGTTTGGCGTTGGGCTTGAGCGATGTGATTTCGACCTGGAGCGGCGTGCGGCCAGTGGTCGATACGGGAGCCAGCGATCCATCCAAAGAATCGCGGGATTATGTGCTATGGCAAGAGCAAGGGTTATTGACGGTCACAGGTGGTAAATTAACCACCTTTCGCTTGCTTGCGCTCGAAGCCTTGAAACTTTTACGTCAATACTTGCCCCAGATCAAACTTTGGCCGAATGCCCCACGATTGAATCCTGCACCAAGTAGCTTGGCGGGATCACTAGCCCCAAACATCAAACAACGCTTGTTGGGGCGTTATGCCGCCGAAGCACCCTTGATGCTGCAAGAATTGCCTAGCCATGAGTTTCGTTCAATCGCCGATTTACCAAGTTTGTGGGCCGAAATCCGTTGGGCAGCACGCTATGAAGCCGTGACCAATGTAGGCGATTTGCTGTTGCGGCGCAGCCGTTTAGGCCTATTGTTGCCCCATGGCGCAGCTGAATATCAGGCCCAAATTCAAGCAATTTGTACTGAGGAGTTGGGCTGGGATGCACAACGCTGGCAAACCGGGTGGCAGCATTATCAACAATTAATTGAGCAGCATTATAGTTTGCCAGATTAA
- a CDS encoding cellulase family glycosylhydrolase, translating into MQRSRFFQFQSLVWLLIAGVCAGGLAAWSWLENEQWRGVATSIDQPIAWANVPQGGVNLPSLHLESPEVISRTLDTAKAAGFYWLRVQFPWEDIEIHAKNDFRDYRHDYNDDGMVDQTDAISAWTKYDGIVAAAQARNLQLIVRLDRPPSWARQNLPMDSFRVAKRQQDPGSTGPPDNYEDYGDYVTAVVERYRGKIRFFQIWNEPNYGHEWNWADPDPAEFFKLLQLGYTRAKAANPDAIILFPSLTPADGFDWQAMNDLQFLEQLYQLGAADYFDIFTAQGYGLGQPATENRYVRPLFNADGSLRRDTLWQRPLDSRTDVTRVVLLREVMERYGDAHKAVWISEFGWNSAAVATQYGPPVSEEQKAQYLVEYLQRARQQWPWLGAMNIWFLRPGVNFSPEDPTIHFALLKHDWTELPAYTTVKAYLTQAPQLGIGRYQPSDLLWQQGEYSANWWGEHLIVHSAGPIEVVVDGQVLAEPEFRGELGQHQLAIRGDWQTLTISRQRTWWWLWASIPFGLWLGLLLALKRFYRVLVRKRTV; encoded by the coding sequence ATGCAACGAAGCAGATTTTTTCAATTTCAATCACTGGTTTGGCTTTTGATCGCTGGGGTTTGCGCAGGCGGCCTCGCCGCTTGGTCGTGGCTTGAAAATGAGCAATGGCGCGGCGTTGCCACGAGCATCGATCAGCCAATTGCTTGGGCTAATGTGCCACAGGGCGGGGTCAATTTGCCCAGCCTGCACCTCGAATCACCCGAAGTTATTTCGCGCACTCTCGATACCGCCAAAGCCGCTGGGTTTTATTGGCTGCGCGTCCAATTTCCGTGGGAAGATATTGAGATTCACGCCAAAAACGATTTTCGCGATTATCGCCACGATTACAACGACGATGGTATGGTCGATCAAACCGATGCAATCTCAGCTTGGACAAAATATGATGGGATTGTCGCCGCTGCTCAAGCCCGTAATTTGCAATTGATTGTGCGGCTCGACCGCCCACCAAGCTGGGCACGCCAAAACTTGCCAATGGACAGTTTTCGGGTCGCCAAACGCCAACAAGACCCTGGCTCAACTGGCCCACCTGATAACTATGAAGATTATGGCGATTATGTGACAGCGGTCGTCGAGCGCTATCGCGGCAAAATACGCTTCTTCCAAATTTGGAACGAGCCAAATTATGGCCACGAGTGGAATTGGGCTGATCCTGATCCTGCTGAGTTTTTTAAATTGTTGCAACTTGGCTATACCCGCGCCAAAGCTGCCAACCCCGATGCGATCATTCTTTTCCCGAGTTTGACTCCAGCTGATGGCTTCGATTGGCAAGCCATGAACGATCTGCAATTCTTGGAGCAACTGTATCAGCTTGGGGCCGCCGATTATTTTGATATTTTTACGGCCCAAGGTTATGGCCTTGGCCAACCTGCGACCGAAAATCGCTATGTGCGGCCATTGTTTAATGCCGATGGCTCGTTGCGTCGCGATACGCTTTGGCAACGCCCACTCGATTCGCGCACCGATGTCACGCGGGTGGTTTTGCTTCGCGAAGTGATGGAGCGCTACGGCGATGCTCATAAGGCGGTTTGGATTAGCGAATTTGGCTGGAATAGCGCGGCGGTTGCCACCCAATATGGCCCGCCAGTCAGCGAAGAGCAAAAAGCCCAATATTTGGTGGAATATCTGCAACGAGCGCGTCAGCAATGGCCTTGGCTTGGGGCAATGAATATCTGGTTTTTACGGCCTGGAGTCAACTTCTCGCCCGAAGATCCGACCATTCACTTTGCTTTGCTCAAGCATGATTGGACTGAATTGCCCGCCTATACTACTGTCAAAGCTTACCTAACCCAAGCGCCGCAATTGGGGATTGGTCGCTATCAACCAAGTGATTTGCTCTGGCAGCAAGGCGAATATAGCGCCAATTGGTGGGGCGAGCATTTAATCGTGCACAGCGCTGGGCCAATTGAAGTAGTAGTTGATGGCCAAGTGCTTGCTGAGCCAGAATTTCGTGGTGAGCTAGGCCAGCATCAACTAGCAATTCGCGGTGATTGGCAAACATTGACAATTAGCCGACAACGCACTTGGTGGTGGCTGTGGGCCAGCATTCCGTTTGGGCTTTGGCTGGGTTTGTTGCTAGCGCTGAAGCGTTTTTATCGCGTCCTAGTGCGAAAGAGAACTGTATGA
- a CDS encoding FAD-binding oxidoreductase codes for MRRWNGWGDESKEYPVKAGILGLLKQLIGAGTAPSDVRLAELVAQVPASRLPHHELISTDPELRIRHARGQSFADLVATRSGELGQIPDGVAFPQSSQAVRELIDWASVNNVSLIPYGGGTSVAGHINPVAGERPILTVSLAKLNRLMEINPTARLARFGAGIKGPDLEAQLRALGFTLGHFPQSFELSTLGGWIATRSSGQQSLGFGRIEQLWAGGRVETPQGSLELAPFPASAAGPDLREMLLGSEGRYGIITEATVRIRPIPELDVVHAIFFANWEQAQTAARTIAQANLPLGMLRLSTPTETMTNLALAGHERAIGLLEGFLKLRGVDSEKCLLLVGFIGSKAQVNLSRQAVLSLVRQHGGIHIGQSFGKAWQAGRFRAPYLRNRLWELGYGVDTVETATTWENVTPLLHGLEHSLRHGLAAEHEQVHVFTHLSHFYPTGSSIYTTYAFRLGNAAQATLARWHALKTAASQAIVAAGGTISHQHGVGLDHRPYLEAEKGRLGIGALQQLGQHFDPQGLLNPAKLYEDGQ; via the coding sequence ATGCGCCGTTGGAATGGGTGGGGCGATGAGAGCAAAGAGTATCCGGTTAAAGCTGGTATTTTGGGCTTGCTCAAGCAATTAATTGGGGCTGGCACGGCTCCTAGCGATGTTCGTTTGGCCGAGCTTGTTGCCCAAGTTCCAGCATCACGCTTGCCACACCACGAATTGATCAGCACCGATCCTGAGTTGCGGATTCGCCATGCTCGTGGCCAGAGTTTCGCCGATTTGGTGGCTACCCGCAGCGGCGAGCTGGGCCAAATTCCCGATGGCGTGGCGTTTCCCCAATCCAGCCAAGCAGTTCGCGAATTGATCGATTGGGCTAGTGTCAACAATGTTAGCCTGATTCCCTATGGCGGTGGAACCAGCGTAGCTGGACATATTAATCCAGTTGCTGGCGAACGACCAATTTTAACTGTCAGTCTTGCCAAACTTAATCGACTGATGGAAATTAACCCAACTGCGCGGCTGGCACGCTTTGGCGCTGGAATCAAAGGCCCAGATCTTGAAGCCCAATTACGGGCTTTGGGTTTTACGCTTGGCCATTTTCCCCAATCGTTTGAGCTTTCGACCCTGGGCGGCTGGATTGCAACCCGCTCTAGTGGTCAACAATCGCTTGGTTTTGGGCGAATTGAACAACTTTGGGCAGGCGGGCGGGTTGAAACACCCCAAGGATCGTTAGAATTAGCGCCCTTTCCAGCTTCGGCGGCTGGCCCTGACCTGCGTGAAATGCTGCTTGGCTCAGAAGGTCGTTATGGCATTATCACCGAAGCTACTGTGCGAATTCGCCCAATTCCTGAGCTTGATGTAGTGCATGCAATCTTTTTTGCAAACTGGGAGCAAGCCCAAACTGCCGCGCGAACAATCGCCCAAGCCAACCTACCATTAGGCATGTTGCGGCTCAGCACGCCGACCGAAACCATGACCAACCTCGCCTTGGCTGGTCATGAGCGGGCGATTGGTTTGCTCGAAGGCTTTTTGAAATTGCGCGGGGTTGACAGCGAAAAATGTCTGCTGTTAGTTGGCTTTATTGGTAGCAAAGCCCAAGTTAATCTCAGTCGTCAAGCAGTGTTGAGCTTGGTTCGTCAACATGGCGGCATTCACATCGGCCAAAGCTTTGGCAAAGCTTGGCAGGCTGGGCGCTTTCGTGCGCCTTATCTACGCAATCGGCTGTGGGAGTTGGGCTATGGCGTGGATACGGTCGAAACCGCCACGACATGGGAAAATGTTACACCCTTGTTGCATGGCTTGGAACATAGCTTACGCCATGGATTGGCAGCTGAGCACGAACAAGTCCATGTGTTCACCCATCTTTCGCATTTTTACCCAACTGGTTCAAGCATCTACACAACCTATGCTTTTCGGCTTGGCAACGCTGCGCAGGCAACTTTAGCTCGTTGGCACGCCTTAAAAACCGCTGCGAGCCAAGCAATTGTGGCTGCAGGCGGCACGATTAGCCATCAACATGGCGTAGGGCTTGATCATCGCCCCTACCTCGAAGCCGAAAAAGGTCGCTTGGGAATTGGCGCATTGCAACAACTTGGCCAGCATTTCGACCCGCAGGGCTTGCTCAATCCCGCCAAATTATACGAGGATGGCCAATGA